From the genome of Maridesulfovibrio ferrireducens:
TTTCCGAAAATTGAATCAAACTATGCTTACCTGACAGTTGATCTGCCTTACGGAACTGCAAAAGAAGTAACAATGGAAGTGCAGAAAAAAGCTCTTAAAGCTGCTGCGATTGTTACGAATGAAAATGGCGGAGATGAACTTGTTCGCGGTGTTTATTCCAAGATAGGCGGCGCGGGCAGAGGCAGTTCAAGCGGAAGCCATGTACTTAAAATTCAAGTTTTCCTGACGGATGCCGATACCCGTCCCATTTCAACTGACCAGTATACTAAAAAATGGCGGAGTGAGCTGGGGCCGATTGCAGGTGCTGAATCTGTTCTGTTTGAATCTGACCGCGGAGGACCGGGGTCTGGCGGATCTCTTGAAATTGAACTTAGCCACACGGATATCAGCGTGCTTGAGAGAGCCGCGTCTGATCTTGCTTCGGCTTTAAGTACTTATCCTAAAGTAAAAGATATTGATGACGGATATTCACCGGGAAAAAGACAGCTTGATTTCGAGCTTTTGCCCGAAGGAAGAAGTCTGGGATTGACGCCGCAAAGCGTTGCTTCACAGATGCGTGCCGCCTATTACGGCGCCGAGGTCCTTAGACAGCAGCGTGGAAGAAATGAAGTAAAGGTCATGGTCCGTTTGCCGATAGCTGAAAGGGTCTCGGAATATAATCTTGAAGAAATGATAATCCGAACTCCGAAAGGGACAGATGTTCCTTTGCGGGAAGTTGTGAAAATCAAAAGCGGTAGATCATATACTTCTATTAAACGCAGAGATGGCCGAAGAATTGTTTCTGTCAGTGCGGATGTTACGCCCCGTAAGGAAACTGCGCAGATTATTGAGTCTGTCGTAAAAGAAGTTTTGCCGCAGCTTAAAGCTGATTATCCCGGACTGGGCTTTTCTCTTGAAGGTAAACAGGCGGATATGCAGGAAAGTACGGACAGCCTGATTTCCGGTTTGTTCATGGCAATGATGTGTATTTACGCTTTGTTGGCGATTCCTTTTAAGAGCTATTTTCAGCCGATAATTATTATGATCTGCATTCCGTTCGGCATTGTCGGAGCCGTTATCGGACACATCCTGCTGGGCTACAGCCTGAGCCTCATGAGTTTGTTCGGTATCGTTGCGTTAAGCGGGGTCGTAGTAAACGATTCATTAGTCTTTATCGATTACGTTAATAAGATGCGCATGAAAGGGCATTGTGCGTATGATGCCGTTCTCGAAGCAGGAGCGGCCCGTTTCCGGCCTATTCTGTTGACGACCTTAACGACATTCGGCGGGCTTGCTCCGATGATTCTTGAAACATCCAGACAAGCGCGTTTCCTTATCCCGATGGCAATTTCACTGGGATTCGGGATACTCTTTGCGACAGGCATCACGCTGATTCTGGTTCCTTCCTTCTATATGATATTTGAGGATATCAGACGCGGAATAAGGAAGCTTTTCAGACTTCCTCCGGTCGCAGGAACAGTCGACGGAGTTATCGAGAATGTTCCGGTGACGCAGTGTGAGCATAAGCCTGAATAATTAAAAATATAAAAACAGCCCGTTCAAAGTGATTTGAGCGGGCTGTTTTTTTGTGATGATTCCGAGCATAAATATAGTAGAGAGAAAAAACTGTTAGGTCGACCTAGGGCGTGGAATTTCCTCAAATAATACTGTAAGCTCCTCTCATGTCAAAACGCCCGATACTTGTTCTTCAGATGCAGCGGATGGGGGATTTAATCCTTTCTTTTCCGCTTTTTCTGTGGCTTGAACGAACTTACCCCGGTCATCCCATATGGGTTGTTGCGGAGGAGAATTTTTTCCGGCCGCTGATGCCTTTAAGCCCAAAAGTTACTTATTTTCCTTGGGCGGGTTTAGGGTTTCTTCGTAAAGAAAAGTACGAGCTGATCATAAATTTAAGTATACGTGAGCAAGCCGCGTCTCTTGCCGGAGAACTCGGAGCTGAAGCGAAATTCGGCCCCGTAACAGACTCCGAAGGAACTGTTCGCATCCTCGGAGACTGGCAGCTTTACCGTGCAAGCGTGGTGCAGAATAATAGACATAACCGTTTTCACTGGGCTGATCTTAATGCACTGGATTGTATCCCGTTAAGCCGTATTTCGAAGACTTCGTGGTCTGATCCCCGAACTTTGCAGGGGGAGAGCGGTCGTATAGGTCTATTTTTGGGAGCAAGTGAGGAATCCAAACGTCCCGGCGTAGAATTCTGGGCTAAGCTTTGTTCCGAAATCCTTGGAAGGGGAATGAAGCCGGTTCTTTTCGGTGGACCTCTTGATAAAGGACTCGGGGCAGATGTCGCCCGTACTTTCGGCGGCCCCGTGCTCGATATGACGGGTAAGCTTAATCTCGGAGAGCTTGCCGCGGTCGGGCAGTCATTACAGCTTTTTATTACTCCTGACACAGGGCCGATGCACCTTGCGGCATGGTCCGGGCTTAAAGTACTCAATCTTTCCATGGGGAATGTTAATCCTTGGGAAACCGGACCTTACCAGAATGATCATTATGTGCTGCGGTCCACTATGAGCTGCGCTCTTGGTTGCTGGACCTGTGTGCGGGACAGACTGCATTGTCATGATCCTTTCACTCCCTCGCGCATTGCGACGGTTGCAAAGAGTATGATTCGTGATGACCGGGCGGCTTTGCATAAAACAAATTTGCCGGGACTGCGTCTTTATTCTTCATCCAGAAGTGCCAGCGGGGTGTATAACTTACTTCATATAAGTGGGCGTTCCGCAGAAGCCGGCGACAGGCTTGGTCAATTTTGGCAGGAATTTTTCGGTATGGCATTCGGGTTGTGGGACAGTCGTGGCGCAGATAAGATTTGGGCTGAAGTGATCGAGCAACAGCCGCTTCTTGCGCGAAAAATGTGTTTCCATCTACCAAGGTTCGGTAAGGAGTTCAGCAAGGGGCTTGCGAAAAGCGCTTCTCTTTCTGAAACATTCTGGAACTCATGTCCGCTAATATTACGTCAATTTGCTGGATATATTCATCTTTTACTTCAAAATAATGATTATGACCGGGCGTCATGGATTAAAGTTTTATCCCTCTATGAAAGACTGGCAGCTATTGTCAGCGAAAAGTAATCCACACTGAACTATTTTCCCCGTAGGGAAGAAAGTACCCTCTTTTTTAGTTTTATCTTAATGTAACTACCTGAAATAATGTATTTTCAGTTTTGGCACGCCTTGTGAAAGAAGATGACACGAGGAGCTAGAAAATGAAAATACTTCCACATCTTGATCAAAGTACTCAGAACTTAGAAATAACTACAGACAGGACTCCCCTGCTTGAAGATTCATATCGTTCATCAATGTTTGATGATTTTCTCTATTCAAGCAACCAGGCCGGTTTTGAGAGTATCTATCAGCCTGTGCAGGAAGCTGTAGCTGACATTCGTTCTTCGTATGACGATGTGTCGTATAATGATGAGCTTCAAAGTGCCTCTGAGTACATAGATGAAACAGCTCGCGAAATTTCAATTCAGTCCGTTGAAGAGCAGCCTCAAGAGCTTCAGGTCAGTCGTGAAGACTGGAATGAAATCAAGGAAGAGCTGACTGAATATGGTATCGACAAGAAAGATATTGCTGATCTGGAAGAAAAGGTAATGAGTAAGGGCGGCCTTACTTACGGAGAACTTGTCAGCGAACTTACCGGTATGATGCAGTCTG
Proteins encoded in this window:
- a CDS encoding glycosyltransferase family 9 protein, with amino-acid sequence MGDLILSFPLFLWLERTYPGHPIWVVAEENFFRPLMPLSPKVTYFPWAGLGFLRKEKYELIINLSIREQAASLAGELGAEAKFGPVTDSEGTVRILGDWQLYRASVVQNNRHNRFHWADLNALDCIPLSRISKTSWSDPRTLQGESGRIGLFLGASEESKRPGVEFWAKLCSEILGRGMKPVLFGGPLDKGLGADVARTFGGPVLDMTGKLNLGELAAVGQSLQLFITPDTGPMHLAAWSGLKVLNLSMGNVNPWETGPYQNDHYVLRSTMSCALGCWTCVRDRLHCHDPFTPSRIATVAKSMIRDDRAALHKTNLPGLRLYSSSRSASGVYNLLHISGRSAEAGDRLGQFWQEFFGMAFGLWDSRGADKIWAEVIEQQPLLARKMCFHLPRFGKEFSKGLAKSASLSETFWNSCPLILRQFAGYIHLLLQNNDYDRASWIKVLSLYERLAAIVSEK